The genomic window CCCATTTGTAAAACATTTTTAGGAATTTGTTGCGTCCCTTTGTAATCTAATTCTACACAAGTAGAAGCATCCATATCAAAACTCGCATAAAAGAATTTTACAAAAAACTCACTTAAAACTTTATAAATTTTATTAAATAAACCATTAATAAAATCAATAGTTAAATCTTTTTGATAATGAAGCATAAAATCTTTAAAATCAAATTTTAATTTGTCATCATAGCGTAAAAAATGGAAGGTATTACCATAATAATTAACTTGTCCAAAAAAGGTATTAATAAAATCTCCTCCAAAACTTGTTCGCGAGCCAGATTTTAAAAGCGATTTACCATTCTCTAAAAATTCATTATAACCCACAATGCTACCATGCTCAGTTTTTATAGTAATAACATCACCAAAACTAGAAAAGGAAAGTTCTCTAAAAATAACTTTTTCCATCATATCAAGTTCAGGATATGAATTTTTACGACTTAAACTAAATTTACTATTCTGTTTAAAACCATTTAACTTAATTGATATTTCATTCATATATTTAAAATTATTATCAAAGAAATTAAAAACGGAGACTCAATATAAATAAATATAATTAAATTTATCAAAATCTCGCCGTTGTATCATTAAATAGTCTAATTTATCTTGAAACTGAGTATAATCATACTCGCCATCATTTTTAGTTATTTCCGTAGGTAAATGAAATGGTTGCTCGTTATGTTTTTCAGGCAGAGGAGGAGAGGCAAACATTAATTCTAATCAATCATATTGTCAATCAGCCCCCATACCCATCTCACTTGTTCCAATATTATAAGTATGAATTTTACCTTTAATACTAACTGCATCAACTTTACCTAATTTTGTTAAATCATAATCACCAGTCAATAAATCACTAACAGTTTTTTCCGTAAACCGAAAAGATGGATATCAAGTAATACCATTAATCATATTCTTTGGTAAATTTTTTAACTCACTTTTATTAAAATTTGAAAACCCAACAAGATTTCTTTTAGAATTATTACCTTGTTAATTAATAGTTGCCTTAGATAAAGAAAATTCATAAATTTTACCATTACTAGAATTTGTGACTTGTTTTTGTCGTTTCATAAAGGATTGTTTTTCCATATTAGGTTTTAGTAGTTGTTTTGTATCAAAAAACGCCCCTAACAGCACCAAACCAATAAACATTACACACAAATAAATCAAGAAATAATCTTATCCATCTTACCACACCTTAAAACTCTTTTTTATTGCTTTAAAAGCATCAGAAAATTTATAATGTTGATGTCGCAAACATTCACAATTGGCAACTTGCATTTGATGCTTTCTAAAAACTTTATTAAAGTAATAACCCCTAATAATTAACTTAATACCAGTTATTAAGAAATAAATAATTAATAATCAAAGATAAACATTAAAAAATACACTTTGAAAATTTAATGGTATAAAATCTTTAAAAAATTTATCCCCTTTAATTTGAAGGACCGTTAAAAATATTCAAATTATAATAACAACACTATGAAGTATGATAAAAAAATGCATAAAAATTAAAACGCTTTTAAATCATTTAACACCTAATATTTTCTTTAACTTTTTCATTTTTTAACTCCTTTTAAAATATTTTTTTATTCAGTAGGTCCTCTTAAAATTAAATATATTGTTGATAAAATACAAATCGTTCTTAAAATTTGGAAAATCAGATGTTGAGAAAACAACCTTATCATTGGTTTAAACAAATCTAAAATTTTAATATTTTTTGATAAAACTTTATTAAAATATTCTAAACCCTCACGAACATAAGCTCATAAACCTAAAAAGTAATTTAAAGCAAAAATAGAAAAAACAGCAACAAGAATAAATAAAATTATCAATTTAAACATTTTAAAAACCTACCTTTTTATTCGCCATCCATGTTGGTTAACTCACGGTCTATTTTTAGGACTATTACCACTGAATTTCTTAATTGGACCACTAGATGATTGTTTCTTAGTTCCTCAATTAGCAACTGATTTTTGGTATTTTTCACGAAAACCAACTTTTGGTCGTTCCATATGAATTCCTAAAATATCACCAATTACAAGATTGATAACAAGCATAATTAGCGGAAAAATAATAATACGAATATCTGTTCCAGGAAGGGTTAAAGTTCAAATTAAATCAAAAACTTTATAAAACATATCGCCAATCAAACTAGTCATTTTTTCTAAGTTTTTCATTTTTTAAACTCCTTTACTTGTTTTTCTTCTTCAGATTATTTTTTAACTTAGTAAGTATCTTGCTAAATTTCTCCATTTTTAAATATTCTAATGCTTCAATATCCATTACATTATCATTTCAAAATTTATGCTGATAATTATCATTCAAAGCACGATTACTTAATTCACGCAAGAATGATAAATATTTATTATCATAAAGGTTTAAAATTGACATCGGAATTTTCAATTTAAAGAAATAAATGTCTAATTCCGGAATGCTACGATACTTGATTTTGCGACCTTTTTTATCATTTTTAGCATTAATCAGAGTTAATCATCATTGTTCGTATTCGCTTACCGATTTAAAAGTGCCGTAAATAACTTGTAAATAGGGCCGGAAAATACTAACTGGTTTTTTTCTAATGCCAACAATTATTGAATTCGCAATATCACGAACTTTAACTCATATATGTTCAGCTCGTTGTCCGCTTGCTAATACGATGTGGGTAAATTGTCGAGCCGAAGCAAAATATTCTTGTAAACCTTGAGTTACTCTATCATTTTCTTTATAGTCAGTTCCTTCTAAAAATAAGTTAGTTTCATCTCATAACAGCAAATGCTTTTCTTCTAATATCGGATAATTATAATCTAATAAAGACATATGCCCTAATGAAAGCATTTGTTTATTGGTAATCGAAAAAGTAGAAATCGTTTTTCAACCACTTAATAAGTAAGAAGCTAAAACCATTAAAGCGGTTTTTCCAGTGCCCAAAGCACCAATTACTAAATTTAAAGGTGAATTTAATAAGAAATTAATAAAACTACGGCGAGCAAAAAAATGAGAAATTTTAGTATATAAAATATATAAAGCAATTAATAAATAAATAATATCGAATAACATTCGTCAACTTTGAGGATTATAATAATGCAAAATCGCACCATAAAATCACGTAATAATAAATAAAGTGCGATTTAAAGTCACAAAATCATATAATTTTAAATTTATTTTTTTAAACAATAGCATCACTTAAATCACACTTTCTTTATTTCTATTACTATCTGCCGGGCATTAATTTTTCAAACATTTTGAAAGCGATTAAAAATAAACCAATAATAACGCTAGGCAAGAAAACTCAATATGTAGCAAAGAAATTAACAACATTTGGCATATTACCACCAATAATATCAGTTCAAATATTACCGAACGCTTTAATTAATGCTTTTCATAAGTTAGTAACCGCTTGTTCACCAGTAATTGCTACTGGTGGTGTTTGTTCACCAGTAATTGCTACTGGTGGTGTTTGTTACATCAAGAAAAATTCTAAACATATAATCACCCCCTTTCTAAACAAAATATGATTTAACCTTATAAAATAAAATAACAATAAATAAGACGATAAATACTAATACCATTCAAAAGGCAATATTTGCTATTAAAAGTCAAAGTAGTTCTTTGGTTAAATCAATTTTTTTACCAGAAACTCACGCCGGAATAGTTGTAATTTGAATAAATAAATCTCAAAAATACAATTTTGTCATTTCTCAATCTAAATCTTTTCAAGCAACTAAAAACATAATAATTACCGCTTAAAAGGTCAAAAGAGTAGAAAAATAATTGCTGAGAAGAGCATTACAATTATTAAAATTGAAAACAAAAATACAACTTGAGGTGGGTGGTAAATCGCCAGTTGGATAAATTAATTCAATTAACTCAATAATTATTTTCTTAAACATTTTCTAAACCTACTTTTTAATTTCTTTTTCATCTTGTTCTAATAAATTTCGCTTAAACTTCGCAATAAATATTCGTTGTGCATAAGTAAAATCTTTTGGCAACTGTTTTGCTTCACTACCATATTTCTTTTTATCTTTAAAAAACCGATAAATATTAACCGCAATATAATATGCTAGTAATAATGTTAAAATCGTAAAAAATACTAATCCAAATATACTCATCTTTCTTTTCTCCTTAATTTTCTAATCTTTTAATATGCAATATCAACACAAAGTCAATTATCACCAACTAAATCAGTTCTAACAAATTCAACTGCAGATTTAGACGCTAAAAATTTTTGTTCTAATCCAGTTTTTTTATTAATAGAATATATAAACTTTCGACAATAATTTTTAGGTGGCTCATCCGCACTAACTCACATTTTCATTTCTAAAACTCCAAAATTATTTTTTACTACACCAAATTTAAAAAATTGCAATAACTTAGTTAAATAACTCCACAATTAACATCGATAATTAACGCGCGGAGCATACGCTTTCCGCGCCGTTTAAACACCATAAAAACCAACTAAGATATTTTTTTTATTTTTTTTACGCCCCTATTCTTAAAACACCGTAAAAGATTTTTAAAATGAATTTTTAAAATAATCAAAACTTACAACCTTTTTATCATGTTATTTTTCAGCAACAAAAAAATCTAACAACTCATGACCTAAAATCAAACTAGATTCTTGGAATTTACTATTAACAAAAACCAACTGATATTCACCATCTTTAATTATTCCAATACAAATAGAATTCTCATATTTTCCTTTATAAACAAATCGTTTTGAAAACCAAATACCAGTAGATTCATACAATCGTGGAATTACCGGCGCTTTAATAAGTACTGCATTTTGCGTTTTTTTTAAAAAATATTTTTCAGTATTTAAAAAAATATTTTCAATATTTCTCATATACATACCATCCTTACAATATTTAGTTATATTAAGCTAAGTTATATTTAGCTTAGTTTATTACTATCAAGGCACAAAAAAATACAAGTCATAACTAAAAATAATAAATATTAATTTAACCTTATATTTCTTGTAATAAATAAATGAGCTCGTATTTATTTATTAATTAAAAGCAAGTTTGTAGAAACCAAAATCTTGTCATATGTATATGGTTTCTACATAAAATTTTAAAATAAGTATTGCATTTGTGTTAAAAACATATTACTATTATCTTATGCTATTAATAGTCTATAGACAGCAACGGGGAAGCCTTAATTATGTTGCCGAGGATTTAAAAGTATAGAATTTTGAATTATAAAAACTCTTTTAAACTCGGTATCTAATACCGAGTTTTTTTATGTAAGATAGATATTGATTTCAAAATTAAACGGTTATGTTTAAGAAATTAGGAAGGGGTGGATGAATGCGACCAGCAATAGAAACTAAAAATAATATTGTTCAAGAGATTAAAACAAAGATTGCATCATCAAAGTCAACAACTATTATTCATTATCATGGGTTTTCTGTCCAAAATTTAACAAATTTAAAGTTACAGTTAAGAAGTGAAGATGCTAGTTTAAAAATTTATAAAAATACATTAGTAAGAAGAGCATTACAAGAGTTAAAGATTAGTAATTTAGATGATATATTATTAGGTCCTAATGCGTTAGTGTTTTCGGCAACTGATAAAATTATAGGTCCAAGATTATTAGCTAAGTTTGCTAAGGAACATAAAAATTTAGTATTGAAAAGTGCTATTTTTGATGGTGAAGTAGTATTATATGATGAATTACAAGTATTAGCTACATTGCCTTCAAAAGAGGGTCTTATTTCAATGTTTGCTTCAGCAATTATTAGTGGACGCATAAAGTTAAAAGGAGAGAATTATATTATGGCAGAAAATAATCCAATAAAAAAAGAAACACAAGAAGAAATAGAAAATAAAATTAACGAGGAAAAAACAATTACAAAAATAACTGATAGTGTTAAAAAAAATAATAAGATAACAAAACAAGATATTATTGATTCCCTAGAAAATATGAAATTAACAGAACTAAATGAATTAGTAAAAGCAATTGAAGAACATTTTGGTGTTACTGCTAGTGCGCCAGTGATGATGCAAGCAGTTTCACATGATGATGACAGTGCTGCACCGACAGAAGTAAAAGTTATTTTAACTGAAATAGGTGGTTCTAAAATTGCAGTTATTAAAGTAGTGGCAGAAATTACAGAAAAACCTTTAATGGAAGCCAAGAAATTAGTTGAAGGTGAAAACCCAGTAATTAAAGAAAAAATTAAACCAGAAGAAGCCGAAGAAATTAAAGAAAAACTTGTTGCTGCTGGTGCTGTTGTTGAAATTAAATAAATAAATTTTAAAAATAACTAAGGATGTAATATACCACAGGTATTTTGCACAATCAAGAAAAATCTTAAAAAAGGTCGTGTTTAGTTTTTTCCGGGACTGCACAATTAACTGTGTCTCTAAGTAATTAACTTAAATTCAATCTGTCTTTAAATTTTATCATTAAATGTGAAATTGCAGTACCCCGATTTTTAATTGGCATCGTTCAATTCTTAACCATATTTTGAAATGCTAAATAAAATATTTTAAAAACTGATGAGTCATTAGGAAAAATCTTTTTATTTTTAATACTTTGGGCGCATAAAGTTTTGTTAGGTAGGTAAAGATTTAAATAGTTTTGAAAGAAAAAAAATCACAATTTAATTATCATTTTATTTGGAAAATAAATAATAAAACAAAATATTTAATATCAACAAACAAAATCTCAATAAAAGGTTATAAAAACTAAACAAAATACTTATAAAAAAACATTAAAATAAGTTTTTACAACAAAAATCATACATAAGAAATATATACTTAATTTGCATATTGAAATAATTTATAGTAAATAATTATTTTTTCTTTTTCTAAAAATACCTAAGAAAACTAAACGCGGCCGTAAAATAATTGTCATAAAATATATATGATAGATTATGATATAATTTTAAAAGGTAATTATTAAAATTTATAAAAGTAGAGAGGTTTAATTATATGAGTAAACAAAATATTTTATTAATCTTTGAGATTATTCTTTTAATTATTGGTTTTGCAATGATTGTTATTGGACTGTTACAATCAAAGAAAACGCAATCAGGGTTAGGGGCATTAAGTGGTGGTAATCAAGAGCTTTTTGCACAAACCAAAGAGCGAGGACTTTCACGAACTTTATCATTTATGATGTTAGGTTGTGGAACTTGTTTATTTGTTCTTTCAATGATTATTAGAATTTTAGAAAATACTTTATAATTTTTATTTAAACTATTAGTCCTTGAAAATTCTAATAGTTTAATGACTGATGGAGAGTATATGAAACAAAAAATTTTAAATATTTTAAAAAATGAAAAGCGACCCCTTTCAAAATTAGAAATTAATAATTATCTTGAAATTACTAATGAAGAACAATATGAATTAATGGCGTTGGAACTTAAGGAATTAAAAATTAATAATGTTTTAAAAGTTAATAGTAGTAATAAATATTCCTTAAATTTACAAAATCAATTGCTTACTGGTATTATTCAACTGCATTCTAAGGGTTTTGGTTTTATTAAAACTAAAGATAATCAAAAGTATTTTGTTAAATCACAAGACTTAAATGGTTGTTTAGATATGGATGAAGTTTTATTTACTAGTAAAAATATTAAACAAAATGATGCTTGACATTTTGCGGCTTTGGTAATTAAAGTATTAAAAAGGTCTTTAACTACTATTGTTGCTACTGTTTGTTTTAATGAAGCAACTAAAACAAAGTTTTTAAAAATTAATAATATTAAATTGCAACATTTATTTTTTGTAGTTACTAATTTAAGTATTGCAATTATTGATATGATTGTTATTGCTAAAATAGTGTCTGTTAGTAAAAATCAATTAGTATCATTGGAAATTCAGGATATTATTGGTAATGTTAATACTCCGGGAATTGATGTTATCGCTGTTGTTCACGAGTTTTTTGTTAAAACAAAATTTGATGATGCGACATTAAATGAAGTAAAAAAAATCTCTCCATTGGTAATGGCTGAAGAATTAATTGGTCGGAGAGATTTACAAAATAATTTATTTATTACTATTGATGATAGTGATGCTAAAGATTTAGATGATGCTATTAGTGTTGTTAAGTTGGATAATGGAAATTATAAATTATTTGTTGCGATTGCTGATGTGTCACATTATGTTACTGAGAATAGTGCTTTGGATAAAGAATCTTTTATTAGGGGAACTTCTATTTATTTAGTTGATCGTGTTATTGCAATGTTACCACCACAA from Spiroplasma endosymbiont of Agriotes lineatus includes these protein-coding regions:
- the rplL gene encoding 50S ribosomal protein L7/L12 produces the protein MTKQDIIDSLENMKLTELNELVKAIEEHFGVTASAPVMMQAVSHDDDSAAPTEVKVILTEIGGSKIAVIKVVAEITEKPLMEAKKLVEGENPVIKEKIKPEEAEEIKEKLVAAGAVVEIK
- the secG gene encoding preprotein translocase subunit SecG, producing the protein MSKQNILLIFEIILLIIGFAMIVIGLLQSKKTQSGLGALSGGNQELFAQTKERGLSRTLSFMMLGCGTCLFVLSMIIRILENTL